From the genome of Populus trichocarpa isolate Nisqually-1 chromosome 15, P.trichocarpa_v4.1, whole genome shotgun sequence, one region includes:
- the LOC18105755 gene encoding transcription factor TCP5 — MISNSRVMDLQGKQAGGGGSEGDKISKATPSTSSRQWSAFRNPRIVRVSRSFGGKDRHSKVCTVRGLRDRRIRLSVPTAIQLYDLQDRLGLSQPSKVIDWLLDATKNDIDKLPPLQMPPGFGQFHQPMLFSHQSNIASPFFDPNSTFIKDVGFHSLGIKIGTSTAGLDGQVQNSSNTMPKSSYSRDIEASIRAKSKQVDTINEKGKWIKTNEDGEIGSYSTTGQVPAQNFFPLANHSSLPSLLYNPTVPFNSNHWDASNLSLSTQFGGHGFLSQTENSLDTPSSLPLSSGSQLFFCPPPPMPPLFPSYPPCVTTPSENESRDMNHFQLLSSSSSQHILPISLTMSSTTKPFSLNLNPGLLRSQNNNESNPDEDTTES, encoded by the coding sequence ATGATTTCAAATTCAAGAGTTATGGATTTGCAAGGAAAACAAGCAGGTGGCGGCGGCAGTGAGGGCGACAAGATTTCCAAGGCAACACCATCCACTTCATCAAGACAATGGTCAGCATTTAGAAATCCAAGGATTGTTCGCGTCTCCCGGTCTTTTGGAGGAAAAGATAGGCATAGCAAGGTTTGCACAGTGAGGGGACTGAGGGACCGGCGAATTAGGCTTTCTGTACCCACAGCCATTCAGTTATATGATCTTCAAGATAGGCTTGGCCTTAGTCAGCCTAGCAAGGTAATAGATTGGTTGCTTGATGCTACTAAAAATGATATCGATAAGTTGCCTCCACTTCAGATGCCTCCAGGGTTTGGTCAATTCCACCAGCCAATGCTATTTtctcatcaatcaaatattgcaTCTCCCTTCTTTGATCCCAATTCTACGTTTATCAAGGACGTAGGATTTCATTCATTAGGGATAAAGATCGGTACCAGTACTGCTGGTCTTGATGGGCAGGTGCAAAACAGTAGTAATACTATGCCAAAATCAAGCTATAGCAGGGATATAGAAGCTTCAATAAGAGCAAAAAGCAAGCAAGTTGACACTATTAATGAGAAAGGAAAGTGGATCAAAACAAATGAAGATGGAGAAATTGGAAGTTACAGTACTACTGGACAGGTCCCCGCTCAAAATTTCTTTCCTTTAGCCAATCATTCTTCCTTACCAAGCTTGCTATACAATCCTACTGTGCCCTTCAACTCCAATCATTGGGATGCTTCAAATTTATCTCTATCTACACAATTTGGAGGCCATGGATTTCTCTCCCAAACAGAAAATTCCTTGGACACCCCATCATCACTGCCTCTCTCTTCTGGctctcaattatttttctgcCCACCTCCACCAATGCCACCACTCTTTCCATCCTATCCTCCTTGTGTTACCACTCCCTCAGAGAATGAGTCCAGAGATATGAACCATTTCCAATTATTGAGCTCAAGTTCGTCACAGCATATCTTACCGATTTCCCTGACAATGAGCTCAACAACAAAACCTTTTTCCTTGAATCTAAATCCTGGGCTTCTTCGTTCGCAAAATAATAACGAAAGCAATCCTGATGAAGATACTACAGAATCATAA